CCCTTTCCGCGAATGCATCCATGCAGGATAACTGGGACCTGAGTGTAAAACGGGCTACTTCGATTGTTCGTATCCTTCTGGATGGTAGTAAAATAGCTCCCAGCCGGCTCACTGCTGCAGGAAGAGGGGAGTTTATTCCTGTAGACGCTGCCAATACGCCGGCGGCCAGGCAGAAAAACCGCCGTACGGAGATCATCCTGATGCCCAAGCTGGATGAATTGTATCAAATGTTGGAATAGAATACACTGTTTCGGATAGGATGAACCAGATGACCCTTCTGAGTTAAGGGGCTGAATATAGAATTGAAGGTGCCTAATGGCCATTAAAAATAAAACAAAGCGCCAGCGTTCTCATGGAGCGATCTCACGAGTAACATAGCGTAATAATTATACACGTATGAAAATTACCATTATCGGCTCAGGAAATATTGGTTCGGCATTAGTCTCCGGACTGTTGCGTAACGGAACCGTCCAGCCTAAAGATATTACCCTGACGGATGTGAATCAGGATGCCTTGGTATTGTATGCATCAAAAGGGATCATCACTTCACGGAATAATCCTGAGGCAGTGAAATCTGCGGATATGGTGATCCTTTGTGTAAAACCATTTATGGTACGTACGGTCATTGAGGAGATATCTTCTTCATTAACGGATAAAATGTTGCTGGTATCTTTTGCCGCAGGGATTAACCTGAACCAGTTGAGCCTGTTTGCGGGTAAACGACCTTTATACCGCGTTATCCCGAATACGGCTATGGCTGTGAATCAGTCCATGACCTGTATTGCTGGAGTTAACACTACGGAAGGACAAAACAAGATGATGCTTGATTTTTTCAATCTTGTCGGAATGTCAATGATGATAGATGAGTCTTTGATGAACGCAGCTACTGTTATTGCTTCCTGTGGTACCGCCTTCGCACTTCGTTATATGAGGGCTGCCACAACAGCTGCGGTGGAGATCGGATTTAAACCGTCGGTTGCAGTATCTATGATTGCCCAGACTATGCTGGGAGCTGCAGCGCTGATCCATCAATCAAAAAACCATCCCGAACAGG
This window of the Bacteroidales bacterium genome carries:
- the proC gene encoding pyrroline-5-carboxylate reductase, with product MKITIIGSGNIGSALVSGLLRNGTVQPKDITLTDVNQDALVLYASKGIITSRNNPEAVKSADMVILCVKPFMVRTVIEEISSSLTDKMLLVSFAAGINLNQLSLFAGKRPLYRVIPNTAMAVNQSMTCIAGVNTTEGQNKMMLDFFNLVGMSMMIDESLMNAATVIASCGTAFALRYMRAATTAAVEIGFKPSVAVSMIAQTMLGAAALIHQSKNHPEQEIDKVTTPKGITIKGLNEMEHAGFSSAVMQGILAAYEVFDI